A single region of the Solwaraspora sp. WMMD791 genome encodes:
- a CDS encoding glutathione S-transferase C-terminal domain-containing protein — MAKAADGTYVNPGGEFTRDQRYIATRITADGRDGYPVEPERYRLVVSRACPWANRTIIVRRLLGLEQALSMGVAGPTHDKRSWTFDLDPDGRDPVLGIERLQEAFFARFPDYDRGITVPAIVDVATGQVVTNDYAQITLDMSTEWTAYHRPGAPQLYPEPLRAEIDEVNAVVFADVNNGVYRCGFAGSQEAYAKAYQRLFDRLDWLSTRLETQRYLVGDTITEADVRLFTTLVRFDPVYHGHFKCNRQKLTEMPVLWAYARDLFQTPGFGDTIDFEHIKRHYYEVHRDINPTGVVPLGPELDNWLTPHGRDRLGGRPFGDGTPPPPPPTTEIVPAGHNPLG, encoded by the coding sequence ATGGCGAAAGCGGCAGACGGCACCTACGTCAACCCCGGCGGCGAGTTCACCCGTGACCAGCGCTACATCGCGACCCGGATCACCGCCGACGGGCGCGACGGCTACCCGGTGGAACCGGAGCGGTACCGGCTCGTGGTCAGCCGGGCCTGTCCGTGGGCGAACCGGACCATCATCGTCCGCCGACTCCTGGGCCTGGAGCAGGCGCTGTCCATGGGCGTCGCCGGACCCACCCACGACAAGCGGAGCTGGACCTTCGACCTCGACCCGGACGGCCGTGATCCGGTGCTCGGCATCGAGCGGCTGCAGGAGGCGTTCTTCGCCCGGTTCCCCGACTACGACCGGGGAATCACCGTACCTGCGATCGTCGATGTCGCCACCGGCCAGGTGGTGACCAACGACTACGCCCAGATCACCCTGGACATGTCGACCGAGTGGACCGCGTACCACCGGCCCGGGGCGCCGCAGCTCTACCCCGAGCCGCTGCGGGCCGAGATCGACGAAGTCAACGCGGTCGTGTTCGCCGACGTCAACAACGGGGTCTACCGGTGCGGCTTCGCCGGCAGCCAGGAGGCGTACGCCAAGGCCTACCAGCGGCTGTTCGACCGCCTGGACTGGCTCTCCACCCGGCTGGAGACCCAGCGCTACCTGGTCGGCGACACCATCACCGAGGCCGACGTACGGCTGTTCACCACCCTGGTCCGGTTCGACCCGGTCTACCACGGACATTTCAAGTGCAACCGGCAGAAGTTGACCGAGATGCCGGTGCTGTGGGCGTACGCCCGGGACCTGTTCCAGACCCCCGGATTCGGCGACACCATCGACTTCGAGCACATCAAACGGCACTACTACGAGGTGCACCGGGACATCAACCCGACCGGCGTCGTCCCGCTCGGACCGGAGCTGGACAACTGGCTGACCCCGCACGGACGCGACCGGCTCGGCGGCCGGCCGTTCGGCGACGGCACCCCGCCACCCCCGCCGCCGACCACCGAGATCGTGCCGGCCGGCCACAATCCGCTTGGCTGA
- a CDS encoding antibiotic biosynthesis monooxygenase family protein, translating to MIIIAGTLHVDPADRDAYLAGCQEVIRAARSAPGCLDFTLGADLVDPGRINIHERWESEADLLRFRGSGPSSEQTTQIRDAQVWRYEVSSVGPP from the coding sequence ATGATCATCATTGCCGGCACGCTGCACGTCGATCCCGCCGACCGCGACGCCTACCTGGCCGGCTGCCAGGAGGTGATCCGGGCCGCCCGGTCGGCACCCGGCTGTCTCGACTTCACGCTCGGCGCCGATCTCGTCGACCCCGGCCGGATCAACATCCACGAACGCTGGGAGTCCGAGGCCGACCTGCTCCGGTTCCGGGGCTCGGGGCCGTCCTCGGAGCAGACCACCCAGATCCGTGACGCGCAGGTCTGGCGGTACGAGGTGTCGTCGGTCGGCCCGCCGTAA
- a CDS encoding ATP-dependent DNA ligase, with product MRFIDLAATSAAVRATSGRRAKVELLAAALRALAADELTAGAAWLAGELRQRQTGVGYAGLRDLPPPASEASMSVADVDASITAIAAVAGAGAQARRRDLLGALFAAATADEQRMLVGLFTGELRQGAQAGLLIDAVARAAEVPLPLVRRALLLAGDPPTVAAAALTGGAPALAAFTLTVGRPLAPMLARSAASVDDALAATGVPAVVETKLDGIRIQVHRSGGDIAVFTRSLDDVTARVPAVVAAAQALPVREIVLDGEALALDAAGRPRPFQETSQLAATRSAGSPGADSPDTGTTSASSGRLTPYFFDLLHLDGADLLDEPGEVRWPALAAAVPAGLLVPSWRVVDVGQAAAAFAAALDAGHEGVVVKSPQAPYDAGRRGAAWVKVKPRHVLDLVVLAVERGSGRRTGWLSNLHLGARDPAGDGFVMLGKTFKGLTDEMLRWQTRRFTQLAVEEGDWVVRVRPEQVVEVAFDGVQASRRYPGGLALRFARVLRYRDDKSAADADTIDTVRAIHAGRRTY from the coding sequence GTGCGGTTCATCGACCTGGCAGCCACCTCGGCCGCGGTGCGGGCCACCTCCGGCCGACGTGCCAAGGTGGAGTTGCTCGCCGCCGCCTTGCGGGCGTTGGCGGCCGACGAGTTGACAGCGGGTGCGGCCTGGCTCGCCGGTGAGTTGCGGCAGCGGCAGACCGGCGTCGGGTACGCCGGCCTGCGTGACCTGCCGCCGCCGGCGTCCGAGGCGTCGATGTCGGTCGCTGACGTCGACGCCTCGATCACTGCGATCGCCGCCGTCGCCGGTGCCGGCGCGCAGGCCCGCCGACGCGATCTGCTGGGCGCGTTGTTCGCCGCCGCCACCGCCGACGAGCAGCGGATGCTCGTCGGGCTGTTCACCGGCGAGCTGCGCCAGGGCGCCCAGGCCGGGCTGCTCATCGACGCCGTCGCCCGCGCCGCCGAGGTCCCGCTCCCCTTGGTACGCCGAGCGCTGCTGCTCGCCGGTGATCCGCCCACGGTGGCGGCCGCCGCGCTCACCGGTGGCGCGCCGGCGCTGGCCGCCTTCACTCTGACGGTGGGGCGTCCGCTGGCTCCGATGCTGGCCCGCAGCGCCGCGTCGGTCGACGACGCGCTGGCGGCCACCGGTGTTCCGGCGGTCGTGGAGACCAAGCTCGACGGGATCCGGATCCAGGTGCATCGCAGCGGCGGTGACATCGCGGTCTTTACCCGCAGCCTGGACGATGTCACCGCCCGGGTGCCGGCGGTGGTCGCCGCCGCGCAGGCGTTGCCGGTCCGCGAGATCGTGCTGGACGGGGAGGCACTGGCACTGGACGCCGCCGGACGACCTCGGCCGTTCCAGGAGACGTCCCAGTTGGCCGCGACCCGCTCGGCGGGCAGCCCCGGCGCCGACAGCCCCGACACCGGCACGACCAGTGCCAGCAGCGGGCGGCTGACACCGTACTTCTTCGATCTGCTGCACCTCGACGGCGCGGACCTGCTCGACGAGCCTGGCGAGGTGCGGTGGCCGGCGTTGGCGGCGGCGGTCCCGGCCGGCCTGTTGGTGCCGAGCTGGCGTGTCGTCGACGTCGGGCAGGCCGCCGCAGCGTTCGCCGCTGCGCTGGACGCGGGCCACGAGGGCGTGGTGGTCAAGTCGCCGCAGGCGCCGTACGACGCGGGCCGCCGTGGTGCCGCCTGGGTCAAGGTCAAGCCACGGCATGTGCTCGACCTGGTGGTGCTGGCGGTGGAGCGGGGCAGCGGGCGGCGTACCGGCTGGCTGTCCAACCTGCACCTGGGTGCCCGGGATCCGGCCGGTGACGGGTTCGTGATGCTGGGCAAGACGTTCAAGGGGTTGACCGACGAGATGCTGCGCTGGCAGACGCGGCGGTTCACCCAACTGGCGGTCGAGGAGGGCGACTGGGTCGTGCGGGTCCGCCCGGAGCAGGTCGTCGAGGTCGCCTTCGACGGGGTGCAGGCCAGCCGCCGGTACCCGGGCGGGTTGGCGTTGCGCTTCGCCCGGGTGCTGCGTTACCGCGACGACAAGTCGGCCGCCGACGCGGACACCATCGACACGGTCCGCGCCATCCACGCCGGCCGCCGTACCTACTGA
- a CDS encoding dipeptidase, translated as MTTAIPTAADLRSAIARELPGVRTDLEELIRIPGIAFDGFDHSQVERSAAAVAELARGCGLDVQVVRAGGQPAVIGRRPAPPGAPTVLLYAHHDVQPVGDPALWTSDPFEPVERDGRLYGRGAADDKAGVMAHIAALRAFGDALPVGVVLFVEGEEEYGSESLSRLLAAHRDELAADVIVIADSANWEIGVPALTTSLRGLVSCFVEVRTLRQAVHSGMFGGPVPDALTVLCRLLATLHDDAGDVAVPGLVGRTGAVVDLPQQRLRDEAGMIDGLRFTGTGALTDRLWTKPAVSVLGIDAPAADSAPNALVPAARAKVSLRLAPGDDPASAYAALAAHLQANVPWGAQVEVSLESDGGACVIDATGPYFDAARAAFAAAWDGVAPVEIGVGGSIPFIATFQEMFPAAAILVTGVEDPHAGAHGPDESLHLGEFERVCLAEAFLLAAVADPAIHLPVGAPVR; from the coding sequence ATGACTACTGCCATCCCCACCGCCGCCGACCTGCGGTCCGCCATCGCCCGTGAGCTGCCCGGGGTCCGTACCGACCTGGAAGAACTGATCCGGATTCCGGGTATCGCGTTCGACGGGTTCGATCACAGCCAGGTGGAGCGGTCCGCCGCCGCCGTCGCCGAGTTGGCCCGAGGTTGCGGACTGGACGTGCAGGTGGTCCGGGCCGGCGGCCAGCCGGCGGTGATCGGTCGGCGACCCGCGCCGCCCGGTGCCCCGACGGTGCTGCTCTACGCCCACCACGACGTGCAGCCGGTCGGTGATCCGGCGCTGTGGACCAGCGATCCGTTCGAGCCGGTGGAGCGCGACGGCCGGCTGTACGGCCGGGGCGCCGCCGACGACAAGGCCGGCGTGATGGCGCACATCGCGGCGCTGCGGGCATTCGGCGACGCGCTGCCGGTCGGCGTGGTGCTCTTCGTCGAAGGCGAGGAGGAGTACGGCAGCGAATCGCTGTCCCGGCTGCTCGCCGCCCATCGGGACGAGCTGGCCGCCGATGTCATCGTGATCGCCGACTCGGCGAACTGGGAGATCGGCGTTCCGGCGCTGACCACGTCGTTGCGTGGACTGGTCAGCTGCTTCGTCGAGGTACGGACCCTGCGCCAGGCGGTGCACAGCGGCATGTTCGGTGGTCCGGTGCCGGATGCGCTGACGGTGCTCTGCCGGTTGCTGGCCACCCTGCACGACGACGCGGGTGACGTGGCGGTACCAGGACTGGTCGGGCGGACCGGTGCCGTCGTCGACCTGCCGCAGCAGCGGTTGCGCGACGAGGCCGGGATGATCGACGGGCTGCGGTTCACCGGCACCGGGGCGTTGACCGACCGGCTCTGGACCAAGCCGGCGGTGTCGGTGCTCGGCATCGACGCCCCGGCCGCCGACAGCGCGCCGAACGCGCTGGTGCCGGCGGCTCGGGCCAAGGTGAGTCTGCGGCTGGCACCCGGTGACGACCCGGCGAGCGCGTACGCGGCGTTGGCCGCGCATCTGCAGGCGAACGTCCCGTGGGGTGCCCAGGTCGAGGTGAGCCTGGAAAGTGACGGCGGCGCCTGCGTCATCGACGCGACCGGTCCGTACTTCGACGCGGCGCGGGCGGCGTTCGCGGCGGCCTGGGACGGTGTGGCTCCGGTGGAGATCGGCGTCGGCGGGTCGATCCCCTTCATCGCCACCTTCCAGGAGATGTTCCCGGCGGCGGCGATCCTGGTGACCGGGGTGGAGGATCCGCACGCGGGTGCGCACGGGCCGGACGAGAGCCTGCACCTGGGCGAGTTCGAACGGGTCTGCCTGGCGGAGGCGTTCCTGCTCGCGGCGGTGGCGGATCCGGCGATTCACCTGCCTGTAGGTGCGCCGGTACGCTAG
- a CDS encoding M48 family metallopeptidase codes for MTADDDGATPTTGGGTPDATSGGGTPDATTPARRRVALTGISSRAWEHPADRGALTALRELRGFDDVVKTFFGMWNERAFRLTYLASSIRVDHRQYPRVHRIFVEAATTLDVPELPELFVTQSPVLGAAAIGLDKPFIVVNSACVQQLDDEELRTLLGHELGHVRSGHAVYQTILTILTRWAANLSWLPVGAIALRAIIAAMLEWWRKAELSGDRAGLLAAQDPAASLRLLMKLAGGGDLSQIDTAAFLEQAAEYEGGGDLRDSVHKLRMTAWSTHPVPVARAAALRQWIDSGGYGQVLAGDYPRRDDDATASVTEEIKAAAQAYREEFSRSQDPLVGLLRRLGAGAADMGEWATGAAGRARSWMNAASSSGRSGPRPR; via the coding sequence ATGACCGCAGACGACGACGGCGCCACGCCGACGACCGGCGGCGGTACGCCGGACGCCACCAGCGGCGGCGGTACGCCGGACGCCACCACCCCGGCTCGGCGGCGGGTCGCGCTGACCGGGATCAGTTCCCGGGCCTGGGAGCACCCGGCCGACCGGGGCGCGCTGACCGCGTTGCGGGAGCTGCGGGGCTTCGACGACGTCGTGAAGACGTTCTTCGGGATGTGGAACGAGCGGGCGTTCCGCCTGACCTATCTCGCGTCGTCGATCCGGGTGGATCACCGCCAGTATCCCCGGGTGCACCGGATCTTCGTCGAGGCGGCGACCACGCTCGACGTACCGGAGCTGCCGGAGCTGTTCGTGACCCAGTCCCCGGTGCTCGGCGCTGCGGCGATCGGGTTGGACAAGCCGTTCATCGTGGTCAACAGCGCCTGCGTACAGCAGCTCGACGACGAGGAGCTGCGCACCCTGCTCGGTCACGAGCTGGGCCACGTGCGCAGCGGGCACGCCGTCTACCAGACGATTCTCACCATTCTGACCCGCTGGGCGGCGAACCTGAGCTGGCTGCCGGTCGGGGCGATCGCGCTGCGGGCGATCATCGCGGCGATGCTCGAATGGTGGCGCAAGGCGGAGCTGTCGGGTGACCGCGCCGGTCTGCTCGCCGCCCAGGATCCAGCGGCGTCGCTGCGGCTGCTGATGAAGCTGGCCGGCGGGGGCGACCTGAGCCAGATCGACACCGCCGCGTTCCTGGAGCAGGCCGCCGAGTACGAAGGCGGCGGCGACCTGCGCGACAGCGTGCACAAGCTGCGGATGACGGCGTGGAGCACCCATCCGGTGCCGGTGGCGCGGGCGGCCGCGCTGCGGCAGTGGATCGACTCCGGCGGGTACGGGCAGGTGCTGGCCGGTGACTATCCGCGCCGCGACGACGACGCGACGGCGTCGGTGACCGAGGAGATCAAGGCCGCCGCGCAGGCGTACCGGGAGGAGTTCAGCCGCAGCCAGGATCCGCTCGTCGGGCTGCTGCGCCGGCTCGGTGCCGGTGCCGCCGACATGGGGGAGTGGGCCACCGGTGCGGCCGGCCGGGCCCGGTCCTGGATGAACGCGGCGAGCAGCAGCGGCCGGTCCGGCCCGCGACCCCGCTGA
- a CDS encoding cobyric acid synthase has protein sequence MQDRRDLTGGGGGGGGGLLVAGTTSDAGKSVLTAGICRWLHRRGVRVAPFKAQNMSNNSAVVVGADGRGGEIGRAQAMQAAACGLEPQVRFNPVLLKPGSDRSSQVVLLGEAVDTVTATNYRTMRSRLAGTVHATLAELRAEYDVVICEGAGSPTEINLRAGDFVNLGLARHANLPAIVVGDIDRGGVFAAMFGTVALLSPEDQAHIAGFVINKFRGDLGLLRPGIDMLHQVTGRPTYGVLPWRPDLWLDGEDSLAYGRTIGRPTAPRGRDTLRIAAVRLPRISNATDLEAFAAEPGVQVRLTVDPADIAAADLVVLPGTKSTVDDLAWLRRTGLAEAVTAHAAAGRPLLGICGGFQMLSRVVHDEVESRRGSVEGLGLLPVEITFAARKTVTRSAGRAYGDVPVRGYEIHHGYVSHIAGSTPPLITDTDTDTSSGSGSGTAGGTAGGTEGVRVGSICGTHWHGAFESDEFRRRYLDEVARLAGRHGFVVAPDTDFAALRQHGLNLLGDLVEEHLDTDALWRLIERGPPPGLPFIPPGAPKAP, from the coding sequence GTGCAAGATCGTCGAGACCTGACGGGTGGTGGCGGCGGTGGCGGTGGTGGGCTGCTGGTGGCCGGGACCACCTCCGACGCCGGCAAGAGCGTCCTGACCGCCGGCATCTGCCGTTGGCTGCACCGCCGAGGGGTGCGGGTCGCCCCGTTCAAGGCGCAGAACATGTCCAACAACTCGGCCGTCGTCGTCGGCGCCGACGGCCGGGGCGGCGAGATCGGTCGGGCGCAGGCGATGCAGGCCGCCGCCTGCGGGCTGGAGCCGCAGGTGCGGTTCAACCCGGTGCTGCTCAAGCCCGGCAGCGACCGGTCCAGCCAGGTGGTGCTGCTCGGCGAAGCCGTCGACACCGTCACCGCGACCAACTACCGCACCATGCGGTCCCGCCTCGCCGGCACGGTCCACGCCACGTTGGCCGAACTGCGCGCCGAGTACGACGTGGTGATCTGCGAAGGGGCCGGCAGCCCCACCGAGATCAACCTGCGGGCCGGTGACTTCGTCAACCTCGGGCTGGCCAGGCACGCCAACCTTCCAGCCATCGTCGTCGGCGACATCGACCGGGGCGGCGTGTTCGCCGCGATGTTCGGCACCGTCGCGCTGCTCAGCCCCGAGGACCAGGCGCACATCGCCGGATTCGTGATCAACAAGTTCCGGGGCGATCTGGGACTGCTGCGACCCGGTATCGACATGCTGCACCAGGTCACCGGCCGACCGACGTACGGGGTGCTGCCCTGGCGGCCGGACCTCTGGCTCGACGGTGAGGACTCCCTCGCGTACGGCCGGACCATCGGTCGGCCCACGGCGCCGCGCGGCCGGGACACGCTGCGGATCGCGGCGGTCCGGCTGCCCCGCATCTCCAACGCCACCGACCTGGAGGCGTTCGCCGCCGAGCCGGGAGTGCAGGTCCGGCTCACCGTCGACCCGGCCGACATCGCCGCCGCCGACCTGGTCGTGCTGCCCGGCACGAAGTCGACCGTGGACGATCTCGCCTGGCTGCGGCGCACCGGGCTGGCCGAGGCGGTGACGGCGCACGCCGCCGCCGGCCGCCCGCTGCTGGGCATCTGCGGCGGTTTCCAGATGCTCAGCCGGGTCGTCCACGACGAGGTGGAGAGCCGCCGGGGCAGCGTCGAAGGGCTCGGGCTGCTGCCCGTCGAGATCACCTTCGCCGCTCGCAAGACCGTCACCCGCAGCGCCGGCCGCGCCTACGGCGACGTCCCGGTACGCGGCTACGAGATCCACCACGGGTACGTCTCCCACATCGCCGGGTCGACCCCGCCGCTGATCACCGACACCGACACCGACACCAGCAGCGGCAGCGGCAGCGGCACGGCAGGCGGTACAGCAGGCGGTACGGAAGGCGTGCGGGTCGGATCGATCTGCGGTACCCACTGGCACGGCGCGTTCGAGTCCGACGAGTTCCGCCGCCGCTACCTCGACGAAGTGGCCCGGCTGGCCGGCCGGCACGGTTTCGTCGTCGCGCCGGACACCGACTTCGCGGCGTTGCGACAGCACGGGTTGAACCTGCTCGGCGACCTGGTCGAGGAACATCTCGACACCGACGCGCTGTGGCGGCTGATCGAACGCGGGCCACCTCCCGGACTACCGTTCATCCCACCAGGAGCGCCCAAGGCGCCCTGA
- a CDS encoding cobalamin biosynthesis protein, translating into MRSTAAAATAGGLLAGYALDAVLGDPRRWHPVAGYGRFAGALERRMYRPTRGAGVAFAAVAVGAPVLAAAAAAAATRRHPLARAALVAGTTWAVLGGRTLRTEARVMARALRDDDVPAARARLSHLCGRDPATLDAPELARATVESVAENTSDAVVAPLFWGAVAGLPGLVGYRAVNTLDAMVGHRSPRYARFGTAAARLDDLLNYVPSRLTGLAAVWWAPAVKGDRAAAFRVWRRDRADHPSPNAGQCEAAFAGALGVRLGGRNVYFGRSEVRPYLGDGPRPSPRRIRRAATLSRLVGHTAAATLPALAALRALRALPALPALPAPRAILQLSRAFVRNVRR; encoded by the coding sequence ATCCGGAGTACGGCGGCAGCCGCCACGGCTGGCGGGCTGCTCGCCGGGTACGCCCTCGACGCGGTCCTCGGCGATCCACGCCGGTGGCATCCGGTCGCCGGGTACGGCCGGTTCGCCGGCGCGCTGGAGCGGCGGATGTACCGGCCGACCCGTGGTGCCGGTGTCGCCTTCGCGGCGGTGGCGGTCGGCGCGCCGGTGCTCGCCGCCGCAGCCGCTGCGGCGGCGACCCGGCGGCACCCGCTGGCCCGGGCAGCGCTCGTCGCCGGCACGACCTGGGCGGTGCTCGGTGGGCGCACGCTGCGTACCGAGGCGCGGGTGATGGCACGGGCACTGCGCGACGACGACGTGCCGGCGGCCCGCGCCCGGCTCAGCCACCTGTGCGGGCGGGACCCGGCCACGCTCGACGCACCGGAGCTGGCCCGGGCGACGGTCGAGTCGGTCGCCGAGAACACCTCGGACGCGGTGGTCGCCCCACTGTTCTGGGGTGCCGTCGCCGGTCTTCCCGGCCTGGTCGGCTACCGCGCGGTGAACACCCTCGACGCGATGGTCGGGCACCGCTCACCGCGTTACGCACGCTTCGGCACCGCTGCGGCACGCCTCGACGACCTGCTGAATTACGTGCCGTCACGGCTGACCGGCCTGGCCGCCGTGTGGTGGGCGCCGGCGGTCAAGGGTGACCGGGCGGCGGCGTTTCGGGTGTGGCGGCGGGACCGGGCCGACCATCCGAGCCCGAACGCCGGCCAGTGCGAGGCGGCGTTCGCCGGTGCGCTCGGGGTCCGGCTCGGTGGGCGAAACGTCTACTTCGGGCGCTCTGAGGTGCGTCCGTACCTTGGCGACGGTCCAAGGCCGTCACCGCGTCGGATCCGGCGGGCCGCGACCCTGTCCCGGCTGGTTGGCCACACCGCAGCCGCTACCCTTCCCGCCCTCGCTGCTCTCCGCGCACTCCGCGCTCTCCCGGCTCTCCCCGCCCTTCCGGCTCCCCGCGCGATCTTGCAGTTATCGAGAGCTTTTGTCCGGAATGTCCGTCGATAA